DNA sequence from the Cohnella herbarum genome:
TACTTTGACTACGACCTCGGTGCCGTCTTTAAGCAGGGCATGGTAGACTTGACCGATGGAAGCCGCGGCCAGCGGGGTCTCGTAAAATTGCAGGAACAGATCTTCGACGGGTTTTCCCAGCTCTTGCTCGATGATCCCGGAAGCGACCTCGAAAGGGAAAGCCCTCACCTGGTCTTGCAGGCGTTCCAGTTCCTTAATGATGTCCGGCGGCAGCAGATCGGGGCGCGAGCTCGCGATTTGCCCTAACTTCACGAACGTCGGCCCCAGCTCTTCCAACAGTAAACGTATCCGTTCACCGGTGTTCTTCGCCCGTATCCCCTTCCGCTCCTCGCTTCTGAAATACAGAAGCTTCTCCGTGAGGCCCATCTCGTTCGAAACGTATCCGAGGCCGTTGCGGGCAAAAGCAGCGGCAATCGTCCGGTAACGTCGCAATTGGCGAATCCTTCTTCTCACGTTCATCTTAAATCTCCCGTCAAGTTGCGGTAGGTTCCCGTTGTTCCAATATCGTTAAACGCTGTTCGATTCTTTCGATGTCCTCCTTGGTCGCGAGTCGGCCGTCGCCCACGATTGCCTGTACGCGTTCTTTAACGACAACCTCGATTCTCTTCCTCATCTCTTCGCCTTTGCCGACGAGATCGTTCACGAGCGTTCGAGACTCCGTCTTGCTCATCTCTCCTTTCTTCACCAGCTCGTCGATCGTTTTCTCGATCTGCTCCTTACCCGCAACCGCTAATCCTAAGCCAAGCGAGAACGCCTTCTCGATCGTATCTCTCATGATATTTCTAGCTCCTTTATCGCTGAAGTGTCTGTATCATGATGTGACAAACTTCATCATTTCATCCTAGATGAGATTAAGATAAGACGAGACGGCGGCAATAACGAAAAAACCGCCGAGAATTTCACGGCGGCTCGAAGAGGCTTGAAGTGGCTCGAAAAGTAGAAAAGAAGTCCAACAATTCCTAACGTCAGATTGCATACGTCCAGAACCGTTCCGTACCGAACCGATCCTGAATCTCTTTGTCGCTAAGCTTTCCGTTGCCTAACAGCTCGGCGGCCTGAAACTGGGATCGATGGGCTTTGATCGATTCCATCTTCGCGTTGAGGAAGTCTTTAACATCGATAATGACATCGGGTTTGCCTATCGACTGCTCGTGATTATTGCTGAATGCCAGGCAGTGAACGAGAGGTCTGTGCTCTTCGGGCATTGTTCCGATCGTACGAATGACCGCGGCCCCGCAAGCATCATGATCCGGATGCACGCTAAAGCCCGGATAGAAAGTAATGACCAGCGAAGGGTTAAGCTCGGTCAACAGTGCCGAAATTCGTCCATCCAATTGCTCCTGATCCTCGAATTCGATCGTTTTATCGTGAAAGCCAAGCATTCTTAAATCTTGTATACCGATCGCCCGGCAAGATTGTTCAAGCTCCTTCTTGCGAATTTCCGGAAGCGTGACTCGGGTAGCGAAGGGCGGAATGCCCATATTGCGTCCCATTTCCCCCAATGTCAAACAAGCGTAAGTGACTTGCGCTCCTTGGCTAATATATTTGGCAAGCGTCCCCGATAATCCGAACGCTTCGTCGTCCGGATGCGGCAAAACAACAAGAATGCGCTGTTCCATGCGGTCTTTCATCTCCTTTACCGTTAGAAGGGCTCTCGGCTTAGTTGCAACGCTACGACGAGCTTGCCTTGGCTGTCATGGCCCGCCATAATGAGCCTTTGCATATCTCCGTCTTCATAGTGCGTAAGACCTTCCGAGTAAACCCAGCCGTGATCCATTTTCAAACCTACCCGATAAGGTCCGTCTCCGGATATCGAACCTTGGGAATAACGAATGCGCGCATTCGAAATAAAGGTCGCTGCCGGATGCTTGGAACTATCCAGATGCGCGGCATAAGCTCCCGTCGTCATCTCGAGATGAACGTAGAGCTCTTGACCTTGGAATTGATCGATCATACGCTGGACTTCAGCTTTATTGATGAGTAGCATCCTCTAACCTCCCACAACCGCAATACAATCTATGAAATCCGTAAACGGATGTACTCATTTTAACAACATCCGCTTCGTTTCCGCAAATCGTCTCGCGAATAATGGATTTCCCGGAAGATGCTCCGGCTGCTGACCGACAACCGATCCGTCGTCGAGTCTTAGCCAAGATTCCAGCTTACGCTCGCCTTCC
Encoded proteins:
- a CDS encoding phasin family protein, whose protein sequence is MRDTIEKAFSLGLGLAVAGKEQIEKTIDELVKKGEMSKTESRTLVNDLVGKGEEMRKRIEVVVKERVQAIVGDGRLATKEDIERIEQRLTILEQREPTAT
- the bshB2 gene encoding bacillithiol biosynthesis deacetylase BshB2, yielding MEQRILVVLPHPDDEAFGLSGTLAKYISQGAQVTYACLTLGEMGRNMGIPPFATRVTLPEIRKKELEQSCRAIGIQDLRMLGFHDKTIEFEDQEQLDGRISALLTELNPSLVITFYPGFSVHPDHDACGAAVIRTIGTMPEEHRPLVHCLAFSNNHEQSIGKPDVIIDVKDFLNAKMESIKAHRSQFQAAELLGNGKLSDKEIQDRFGTERFWTYAI
- a CDS encoding YojF family protein, producing the protein MLLINKAEVQRMIDQFQGQELYVHLEMTTGAYAAHLDSSKHPAATFISNARIRYSQGSISGDGPYRVGLKMDHGWVYSEGLTHYEDGDMQRLIMAGHDSQGKLVVALQLSREPF